Genomic segment of Colletotrichum destructivum chromosome 5, complete sequence:
CGGATGCAGATCTTGAGAAGAAGATAACGGCGACTTTCGGGATTCCATCGGCTACTGATGGGGAGGGTGACGTGGATATGTCGCAGGCTCCGGAGGCGGGTCCATCGTACTGagaagaggcagagaggcGTGGGAAGATCGCAGAGGGAGGCCAGTCAGGTTCGGCGGAACGGTATACCCAGGAAATAGCAGTCGTTTTTAGCGTATGAGTGCATGAATAACCAATACCTAGGTAGTGGCAATGGATTTTCGGGGGCATTCTATGCTCTCCATTCTTGATCCTAAAGCAAATACGTCCCCCAACGCCATCGTACCCGCCCATTACTTTTTACAGATACTCAATTCCGTGTGCTCGTCGCGTGTAACCTCGGTCGTTAATCCTCGCGCGCTGGTGGTGGGCCGGCAGGTTGCATCATTTTCTATCGGAAGTTAGTTAGCCATCATAACTACGAAGCGTCCAGGTGGAGCAAGGACAACTGAGAAATACCCTGATCAACCTCGCCCGGAGCAGCTGTGTAGGCTCGTTCTCGGCCAGTGCCATGTATGAGAGCATCGGGGGGTGGCCGGCGATGGAAGAGTACGTGTCGCGGTAGATGTTTGTCTTCCACTCCCAACTGGTTGTGTCGGGGTGTCCTGTGCCGACGTACTTGGCCTGGAGGCGCTCAAGTTCTTGCTGGTTGCGGAGTTTGTCGGCCTACGATGATAAAGTTCAATTAGTTGTTTCCCCCATTAAATGTATAGGTAACCCACCATCTTGTCTTGGATTGCTGGTCGTGGATGTCGATATTTGGTCCTGGAATCTGAAGCTTCGCCGGATCTAAAGCCTCTATCATGGATGCGCCGGCTGAAGTTCGGCAGGGCTTCACCGAGGTGGCAGGGGAGGGCCGTGCGCCGGCTCTCCCCGGTCCACTTTTGTTTACCTCGACCATCGAGCTTCTCACCATTCACTCAAGAAACATTAACAACAAAGACCCTTGGATAAAACAACACTGCGTCTCGACTGTGTCGATATCTTCCTTGACCAGAATACAGCGTTATAATACTGATTTCCGGACCGAGCACCATCGCTCACACTTGATGTTTACGCCTCTCACTACGACATGGCAAAGATGAGCAGAAGCCAGCTAGGGGCATTGCAGGCCAAGCGGAGGAAGCAGCGTGGGGAGTCCGAGTCCATCGAAAAGCTCAAGACAAAATGTGCGCAGGAGCATGGCAAGGCTCACGTGGCGCACTGCAAGGAGTGTTATGGAGAGGTTGTGGAGACGATGAGGAGCAGATACGTCGACTCCAAGGATGAGTGGTTCTCCGACGACAAGGCTTTTTTGAGCGATCTCGACAGCTTGTTTGCAAAGGTCAAGAACTTCAGTGAAGACCTCAAAGCCATTGAGACCCGGATCGACAAGGAGAAACAGAAACATTACCGCGAGTCCCTCCCCAAATCAGCAGCGGggcgcgtcgccgaggcctcgaTAGGCAAGGCCGACTTTCTGGCCGCTCTGGAGGATGAAGAGAAGCCCACGATTGCACTCATCGAAGATGTCAGGAGAGCCCTTTATAAGGGCGTTGACGACGCACCaggcctcgaggagctggcgtCCAAGTTTGATGACGTGGTTTTCGAGAAAGAGGCAGGTGTTGTCGTTGACGTCTTCTTCCAAGACCCCCGTACAGGCGAGATTCCAGCGTCATGCAAAAAGTACGTGGAAAAGCTGCGATCCGGTGTACCCATCGAGGACGTCAtgttggccatggcggccgaCAGACCAGCTAGGTCGCAGGCTTCGGCGAACATGGACAAGCACAGACGGACGCTTAACGAGCTTAAGAGGGCGCAGGCGGCACATGAGCAGGATAAGCTCCTGAAAGCTCAGAAGCGACAGCAACCTCCTCCGCAGGCGCCTCAAGTCAACAAGGAACTGTACGATCTCCCGCCATGCCTTGCATGCTCGGGCAAGGTGTCGCCGGACGAGGTCATTGCGTGCCCGTTATGCTTGATCTTTGCCGAGTTGAGCCTGACTAAGAGGACGGTCTTCGACTCAGAGAAGTGCTACGACGAGGCATACGTAGGTCGTCCGCCATGATTGAACGCGAGGAACCCCATGCTGACAACTGCTCAAGGATGAACATGTTCAAACCGCACACAGttgcgccgccggcgagggatGCGTTCAACTTaaggacgaggatgaggaaatgggcggcaacggcgaggggCCAGTCATCTGCGAGGAGTGTGCGGAACAGCTAGGCCAGAGCATAGTATACTGCTCATCGCGCTGCGCCAGTGCAGATTTCCAGGAGCACCGGGAAGGCGTTCACATTCCGAACTGGCAGGGActcggcatcgacctcgGCACCCAGGGAGAGCATCTTGTctacgacaacgacgagaagacCAAGTACCACGTGAACGACATATCCAAATTCGTATGGCGGCTCAGCGATGCCTTTGAGCGCGTCTTTAAGGGCAACA
This window contains:
- a CDS encoding Putative splicing factor 3B subunit 5/RDS3 complex subunit 10 produces the protein MADKLRNQQELERLQAKYVGTGHPDTTSWEWKTNIYRDTYSSIAGHPPMLSYMALAENEPTQLLRARLIRKMMQPAGPPPARED